The nucleotide sequence CCGCCGCAGCCGTTACAAAAGCTCTGTGGCTGCGGGTGAGCAACGCCACAGTAGGTGCATACCACGTCCATTGCCGATCTCGCCCAAAATACTGAGGCTACCTCAGCCCTGCCCTGCCTGCCGTGCACAGGCCACAATTTTCATATTGGGCGGTGATCTTACGCCGGGAGCGCGCTTTGGGTTTGGAGACATCAGTTTGAACCAGCAGCGTCGTAGGTTGCATAGTTGTCGGCCGGCCGGGTCCCATGCTCTGGTTCGTGGTGCTGTTCGGGGAACATGGGCAAAGACTTAACCTGTAAGTAGTAATGGCGGTTGCGAACCCGCCCGAATCGCTTTGCCCGCCCAGACAAACAAAAAAGGCCGGCTGAACAATCAGCCGGCCTCCCGCCATCATTCCGGATGGGAACTCAGGCAGCTTCATCCATGCGTATCGGTACCCGCTCGTTCTTGAAAGTAAGCGTTCGGTAGGGATACGGAATCTCGATGCCGGCGTCATCAAGCGCCTTTTTGATGGCCTCGACCACCTCGTCCCGCGAACCGCGGATATTTGCCGACTCGCTGCCGTTACCGGTCCACCAGGTCACGTCGAAATCAATGCTGCTGGCACCGAACTGGCGTGCATACACCTGTGCCGGTTTGTCCGTGTTAACCGATTGGCAGCTCTCGAGAGCTTCCTGGATCACCTTGCGGCTTTCGGCAACATCTTCGTCATAGCCGACGCCGCACGCGATGGTAATACGACGGGTATTGCGGTCGGTGCGCACCGTCACGGGGGTCTTGAACAGCATCGAATTGGGCACCACCACGCGCTGGCCATCCAGCCGGCGGATATTGGTGTCACGCACCGTGATTTCCTCGACCGTGCCTTCCAGGTCATTGCATTCGATCAGGTCGCCGATCTCAAACGGCTCGCGCAGCAGAATCAGGATGCCGGCGATGAAGTTCTCGAAAATATCCTTGAAGGCGAAACCGATGGCAATCGATGACAGGCCTAACGCCGTCAGGATTTTTCCCGGCGTAAACGATGGGAACATGGCGGTGCTTGCCAGCAGTATGCCGGTGACCCAGACGCCGATGAAGACCAGCTTGGAAAACAGCTCGCTCAGCGACTGCCGCAGGCCGGCTTTATCTGTCAGCCGGCCCGTGCCGCGACGAATGAGCTTTGCCGCCACCCAGGTAATGGCCAGGATGACCAGGCCGGTCGCCAGCAGGGGCAGATGCTCGATGGTAGCCTCGAGCATGCCTTCCAGGCTCGATATCAATGTTTCTGTTGCGTTCATAGCTCCGTATTTCCAATCAGTTAATTATTTGAATCCGTGTGCAGCCCCGATTGCCGCCGGGCCGGCAGTCGATTCAATCGTGCTCGTCAACCTCTTCCTGGATGTTTTCACCGAGCTGCTCGACGTCTTCGCCAATGCCTTTTGTGGTACTGCAGCCCGCGATCACCAGGACCAGGCCCGTAATGACAGTTGCCAGCAGGTACTTCCAGTAAGTCATTTTGTCCTCCTCAGTAAAAGCCTCACCCGGAGAAAAGCAAGTACCGTGCCAACCGCCCAAATGCTGAAAATATAGTGTTTTTCGCCTCACTGACGGCCACAATTCAGTAAGTTTTACCCGCGACCCGGAAAGATTTGCCGGTTGCTGGGGGATTTCCTTCATTGCGGCGCCGTCGGAGCCCTCATAGACTCATTCGCCTGGGTGGTTGAATTGGTAGGGCTCATGCTCCAGGGACTCATCGTTGCCAGAGATGGCGAGGAGATGCTTCGCCTGAGCGAAGTATTTCGCGGCTGTGGCTATGCGGTCGATACCGCAACGGATTTCAGTGTCGCCACCGACTTCCTGCTGAAGCACACCCCGGAAGTCGCACTGATCGACCTCGACGTGGTTGATTCAACCGGCCTGTCGGTCATCGAGAATAACCAGCTGGCCAACGTGATGGACATCTATCTGATGTCCGACAGCCCGACCCTGTCATCGGCGGTGCGGGGCATGCGGGCCGGCGCCTCTGATTTTTTCGAAAAACCTGTTGATCCCGACCGGCTGAAAGCCAACCTGGAAAGTCTCGTTGCCGACATGGACTCCGGGCAGGATCCGGCAGTGCGCAAGAGCGGGCGTGGCAAGCTGGTCGGTGAGTGTTCCGCCATGCGGCGGGTCTACCGGCTTATCCGCAAGGTCGCGCCGACCGACCTGGCTGTAATGCTGGTAGGCGAAAGCGGCACCGGCAAGGAACTGGCGGCGCACACCGTGCACGATCTCAGCGTGCGCGCCGGGCAGCCCTTCACGGCGATCAATTGCGGCGCGATACCGGCGGAATTAATGGAAAGCCAGTTGTTCGGGCACGTCAAAGGCGCATTTACCGGTGCCACAAAGAACCACAAGGGCTTTTTCGAACGCAGTCACGGCGGGACGCTGTTTCTCGACGAAATTACCGAGATGAGCCCCGAACTGCAGGTAAAGCTGCTGCGGGTGCTGGAGACAGGTCATTTCATGCCGGTAGGCGGCGCTGCCGAGCTGACCGCCGACGTGCGGCTGGTCTCAGCAACCAATCGCGACCCTGAAGAAGCGATTACTGCAGGGGTTCTGCGCGAAGACCTCTACTACCGGCTGGCGCAGTTTCCTGTCGGCCTGCCACCGCTGCGCGAGCGCGGTGACGATATAGAACTGCTGGCGCAGTTCTTTCTGCAAGTGAGAAACAGCGAGCTGGGTGTCGACAAGCAGTTCGGCGCAGATGCTATAGATGCTTTGCGTATGCATGACTGGCCCGGCAACGTCCGGGAGCTGAAGAATGTCGTGTTTCGCGCGCATGTTCTGGCCGGTGAAACTATCGGGCTGGACGACCTGCCAAACGACGTGCCCTCCAGCGGTCCGACCCGGGGTGATCGCATCAGGATTTCCATCGGCATGTCGATCAAGGAAGTCGAACGCAGGCTGATTTTTGCCACGCTCGAGCACCATGACGGCGACAAGCAGAAAACGGCCGATACGCTGGGCGTCAGTGTCAAAACGCTCTATAACCGGCTGAAGCAATACGAGCTGGAGTAAATGTTTTTTAACTGCTGCAGCGTGGCTGGCTGATCGATTCCAGGAACCTGCGTCTGAAGGGTGCTGTCGCGATGTTGCCGTCCTGATCGATTTGCACCTGGCTCCAGGGCACGAATACTGACCGGGCGGGCTCCACTTCATCGATAACCAGCTCAATGAAACCAATGCGGCCACTGCCCGGTACAACTTCCAAATCAACGATATGCCCCAGCAGCTCTTTGTCAGTGTTGTAGACAGGCTTGCCGATCAGCTGCTGTGTTTTCCAGTTTATATGTTCTTCCATACTATCTCGTGGTGTACACATGGCAACGCGGGGCCGGAGCCCCGCGTCTCCGTTTCTTCAGGCTGTTGCGGCGTGCTGTCTCGGTCCGAGAAAAAACCAGGCAATCAGTCCGATTACCGGCAGCAGCACAATCAGCAGCGACCAAAGCACCTTGCGGCCTACGCTGGCCGGGCTGCTGAAAACATGTACCAGTGCCCACAGATCAAATGCCAGAATAACCAGCCCCAGTAATCCGCCTATTTCCAAACCCATTACGTACCTCCTCCAGTTGTCCGTGAAATTTCAGTAATCCTGTCGCTCAGTCCGACGTCTCAGCGCGCTCGTTCTGCTGCTTCTCGCGCTTTTCTTCGGCCATATTGCGTTCTTCCGGCATTTCGACGTCGATCGTCGGCACGGTAATGTCCTTGTCTTTCAGTTCAACTTCCGGAACCGGTACGGACAATTTCTTTTTACCGACTTCGATGTCAGCCACTTCGATCTCGAATTCCGGCAGCTGGCCGCCCGATACGTCGACATCAACATCAGGAAGCCGTGCTTCCTGGGTCTGTTCGACATCGAATTTGGGCAGCTGGCCACTTTTCACATCGATATCCACATCCGGCAGGCGCGTTTCACGCGTCTGGTCGACATCGAAATTCGGTAGCTGGCCATCTTTCACCGCGACGTCGACATCAGGAAGACTGGCCTCCTTCGACTGTTCGACTTCACATCCGGTCAGGCCCAGGGCTGCCGCGGCGGCAATAATAGAAATAACTGATCTGCGCATTTTCCCTCCAGTTTTGCGACGGTGAATCCGCCTGTGCTGCAGGAGGTGCAGTAATCGTGCCAGGTTGGC is from Gammaproteobacteria bacterium and encodes:
- a CDS encoding mechanosensitive ion channel family protein gives rise to the protein MNATETLISSLEGMLEATIEHLPLLATGLVILAITWVAAKLIRRGTGRLTDKAGLRQSLSELFSKLVFIGVWVTGILLASTAMFPSFTPGKILTALGLSSIAIGFAFKDIFENFIAGILILLREPFEIGDLIECNDLEGTVEEITVRDTNIRRLDGQRVVVPNSMLFKTPVTVRTDRNTRRITIACGVGYDEDVAESRKVIQEALESCQSVNTDKPAQVYARQFGASSIDFDVTWWTGNGSESANIRGSRDEVVEAIKKALDDAGIEIPYPYRTLTFKNERVPIRMDEAA
- a CDS encoding sigma-54-dependent Fis family transcriptional regulator, whose amino-acid sequence is MLQGLIVARDGEEMLRLSEVFRGCGYAVDTATDFSVATDFLLKHTPEVALIDLDVVDSTGLSVIENNQLANVMDIYLMSDSPTLSSAVRGMRAGASDFFEKPVDPDRLKANLESLVADMDSGQDPAVRKSGRGKLVGECSAMRRVYRLIRKVAPTDLAVMLVGESGTGKELAAHTVHDLSVRAGQPFTAINCGAIPAELMESQLFGHVKGAFTGATKNHKGFFERSHGGTLFLDEITEMSPELQVKLLRVLETGHFMPVGGAAELTADVRLVSATNRDPEEAITAGVLREDLYYRLAQFPVGLPPLRERGDDIELLAQFFLQVRNSELGVDKQFGADAIDALRMHDWPGNVRELKNVVFRAHVLAGETIGLDDLPNDVPSSGPTRGDRIRISIGMSIKEVERRLIFATLEHHDGDKQKTADTLGVSVKTLYNRLKQYELE
- a CDS encoding PRC-barrel domain-containing protein, whose amino-acid sequence is MEEHINWKTQQLIGKPVYNTDKELLGHIVDLEVVPGSGRIGFIELVIDEVEPARSVFVPWSQVQIDQDGNIATAPFRRRFLESISQPRCSS
- a CDS encoding PLDc_N domain-containing protein gives rise to the protein MGLEIGGLLGLVILAFDLWALVHVFSSPASVGRKVLWSLLIVLLPVIGLIAWFFLGPRQHAATA